One part of the Maribacter aquivivus genome encodes these proteins:
- a CDS encoding type II secretion system protein GspD produces the protein MKNLLILLILMASLHISGQSADRIQNIKNQLELLSLENTELNENLKLEFNVNNVTLPNFLLAVSRVHDLNISISPDIQNISIVNNFNNVTVSDLLVYLCKEYSLDIEFTGNILSIKRYLPPVEIPVDKVIQVSYINENKLISLDLKNDPLDKVFRKIMALSGNNLLFSSALDSKLLNIYLSNVPFDIAMEKLANTNGLTFSKSKDGFYLFDSYESNTVGAIDSNQRLVFNNLGYQVVDTLRRRIDVDFKNTPISSLINGLKQDLKLNIYTATPLIEAGNVTFNAKDITFDELLNHIFTGQITKSPKEQVPSNGVQNRTSRQPEVAEPTNNSRNFTFKKQDDIYFFGTADQLSLRKVEVVQLMHRSVELLGNPSQVRGSRSSGRTNEGSVNYFGNNSNNGGGQQNSYGNQRSLNTQTSSSFGDYQDGAEAIVSILPDEIKADLEIKVDYELNSFFVSGPASNINRFKNFIKEIDKPVPVVLIEVMIIEVKKSATVETGISWGIGSEPVNTQGNLFPSTDVTLGANTVNKIIGGFDGFGSFNMGKVIPEFFANIKAMEANGNLKIRSSPKLSTLNGHRANLSIGETTYYVVTNQNFFGSQIPTTSEVRNYQPIDAELAIGIKPLVSGDGQVTLDINVIQSDFNGERIEDDAPPGLTSREFSSIIRMQNQDLAILGGLEEKVKNDSGNGVPLLSRIPIIKWLFSQRKREDVKQKLTILIKPTVIY, from the coding sequence ATGAAAAACCTACTAATATTACTTATTCTAATGGCATCGCTTCACATAAGTGGGCAGTCTGCCGATAGAATTCAAAATATAAAAAATCAGTTAGAATTATTATCCCTTGAAAATACAGAGTTAAATGAGAATTTAAAGCTTGAATTCAATGTTAATAATGTGACTTTACCCAATTTTTTGTTAGCCGTATCGAGGGTTCACGATTTAAATATTTCCATTTCTCCAGATATTCAGAATATTTCAATTGTAAATAACTTCAACAATGTTACCGTTAGTGATTTGTTAGTTTATTTATGTAAAGAGTATAGTTTAGACATAGAGTTTACAGGGAACATACTATCTATAAAAAGATATTTGCCCCCTGTTGAAATTCCTGTAGACAAAGTTATTCAGGTATCCTACATTAACGAAAACAAACTCATTAGTCTTGATTTGAAAAATGACCCATTAGATAAAGTATTCAGAAAAATAATGGCTCTATCTGGCAACAACCTGTTATTCTCTAGTGCTTTAGATTCAAAACTTTTGAACATTTATTTATCTAATGTTCCTTTTGATATTGCAATGGAAAAACTAGCCAATACCAATGGTTTAACCTTTTCAAAATCTAAAGATGGATTTTATTTATTTGATTCTTATGAAAGCAATACAGTAGGCGCAATCGATTCAAATCAGCGTTTAGTATTCAATAATTTAGGATACCAAGTTGTAGACACCTTAAGAAGAAGAATAGATGTTGATTTCAAAAACACGCCAATATCCTCATTAATTAATGGTCTAAAACAAGACCTTAAGCTTAACATTTACACAGCCACTCCGCTTATAGAAGCTGGTAACGTAACTTTTAATGCAAAGGATATTACTTTTGATGAATTATTGAACCATATTTTTACTGGGCAAATAACGAAGTCACCTAAAGAGCAGGTACCATCTAATGGCGTTCAAAATAGAACTTCTAGACAGCCTGAAGTTGCAGAACCCACCAACAATTCAAGAAATTTCACGTTTAAAAAACAAGATGATATTTACTTTTTTGGTACAGCTGACCAATTAAGTCTTAGAAAGGTTGAAGTTGTTCAATTAATGCACCGTTCTGTAGAATTACTTGGAAATCCCTCCCAGGTGAGAGGCTCACGCTCCTCAGGAAGAACAAATGAAGGCAGCGTTAATTACTTTGGAAATAATTCTAATAATGGAGGAGGTCAACAAAACTCTTATGGTAATCAAAGAAGTTTAAATACTCAGACTAGTAGTAGTTTTGGAGATTATCAAGATGGTGCTGAAGCTATTGTTAGTATTCTACCCGATGAAATTAAAGCAGATTTAGAAATAAAGGTAGATTATGAATTAAATAGCTTTTTCGTTAGTGGACCAGCATCTAATATTAATCGTTTTAAAAATTTTATCAAGGAGATAGATAAACCAGTGCCAGTGGTTCTCATTGAAGTTATGATTATAGAAGTCAAAAAATCTGCTACCGTTGAAACTGGAATCAGTTGGGGTATTGGAAGTGAACCTGTTAACACCCAAGGAAACCTTTTTCCGTCAACAGATGTCACTTTAGGTGCCAATACCGTAAACAAAATTATTGGTGGATTTGATGGTTTTGGCTCCTTTAATATGGGTAAGGTTATACCTGAGTTCTTTGCCAATATAAAAGCAATGGAAGCAAACGGCAATTTAAAAATACGCTCATCTCCAAAACTATCAACACTAAACGGTCATAGAGCTAATCTATCTATTGGGGAAACTACATACTATGTGGTAACCAATCAAAATTTCTTTGGTTCTCAAATACCAACAACATCAGAAGTTAGAAACTATCAACCAATTGATGCTGAATTAGCTATAGGTATTAAACCTCTAGTTTCTGGAGATGGACAGGTAACTTTAGATATTAATGTAATACAATCTGATTTTAATGGAGAACGAATTGAAGATGACGCGCCTCCTGGTCTAACATCAAGAGAGTTTAGTTCAATAATTAGAATGCAAAATCAAGATTTAGCCATATTAGGAGGACTTGAAGAAAAGGTGAAAAATGATTCTGGTAATGGTGTCCCTTTATTGTCTAGAATACCAATTATAAAATGGTTATTTAGCCAAAGAAAAAGAGAAGATGTAAAACAGAAACTGACCATACTTATTAAGCCTACAGTAATTTATTAA